The following proteins come from a genomic window of Chionomys nivalis chromosome 9, mChiNiv1.1, whole genome shotgun sequence:
- the LOC130882052 gene encoding small nuclear ribonucleoprotein G-like, translating to MSKVHPPELKKFMDKKLSLKLNGDRHLQGILRGFDPFMNLVIDECVEMATSGQQNNIDMVVIRGNSIITLEALEGV from the coding sequence ATGAGCAAGGTCCACCCTCCCGAACTGAAGAAATTTATGGACAAGAAGTTATCATTGAAGTTAAATGGTGACAGACATTTACAAGGAATACTTCGGGGCTTTGATCCCTTTATGAATCTTGTCATTGATGAGTGTGTGGAGATGGCAACTAGTGGGCAACAGAATAACATCGACATGGTAGTCATACGAGGAAACAGCATCATCACGTTAGAAGCCTTGGAAGGAGTCTAA